The following is a genomic window from Manihot esculenta cultivar AM560-2 chromosome 9, M.esculenta_v8, whole genome shotgun sequence.
GTAAAGTGGCTTTAAAACTATCTATCAATTAATTAGTCTTTGAACAACTATTTGAAACTcaaataatttgtagatagtaaATATAACAGCCCAATGAACATGGTTAGATTTTGCATGCAGTAGTCACTGTTAAAGAATATAGTTTGCAGCTACAATATGACCTTTGAAGAATCATCATATTCCTTCATATAATCTCAATCCACATTCTTTTCATTAGTGTATTCCACAGGCTTCATGGGCATGATAAAGCACAAAGCTAAACCCTTTTGGTAGAGATCTATtgaattaatatttatgttCTTTTTGCACAAGTTAAAGAAAACACAATGTTAAACCCTTGGACACAAAGTCTTAACTTTCCTTAAAACAAAGGCAAATCGAATTGTAAAAGATATGAGAGTGTTCAAGttgataattaaaaatagatcataaggatgcatgagtttcatggAAGATATGTCTTACCCATAAATAAATGAGAGACTGTGTAGAGAAGCATTGTTAGTTTCATCCCTCATATTTCTTCAATAGCTTAGGAGAGAAGTGCATCCTAGAATAAAGCAAAATGATCAAACTTTCAAGCCATAATTCTCTGCATAGAAATGCTACAACCAATTTGCAAATGGAGTCAAGTATTTGTAATTATTACCATCAGAGAGGCAAAAGCCATTCATTTCCACATCGCACACTGGAAGTTTGAACCAGTTTGGACCCATCATTGCTCATACTGAGCATCTGAAGCTGGAGTTCCCCGTTTAACAAATTTTGCTCCACTGGAGTAGAGGATCCAAATTTAATCAAACTGAATGAGGCAAAGCAAAAGATAGAAAAGATACCTTAAGCATAGTTTATACCTTccattttgttttgatgattttcactAGTAGCCTTTTCAAGATCGGATTTTAATGACCGGGCAAGTCGTTTAACACAATTTAATCGCAATCCTTTAGAAGGAACACCTGAAACATAGTCTTTAAATGTGTAAGCTTCAACATAGAAATGAATCCAAGTCCAAAGAGTATGAACAAAAAAACTTACAACTGGAATTTGCATTTGCATTTCCCTTAATGATCAAATCTGCAACAATTACGTGATTATTAGGAATATCTACAGGATCATCCAGTGATCTCGCCAAATGTTTCAAATGGTTTAGGCGCAATCTTCTTGGTAATTTAGCTAATTTATGAGATGGAATATCCAAACCTAAATCACAATCAAGTCCAGCTTTCTAAGAAAAAGATCATCTAGTAATTCCATCGaagttaataaaagaaattgaaaaataaacaaatcaaTGAACCCTCACCCACAGAATTTTTGTGCCCTGAGTTGAGACCAACATTGCATTGTGCATTAAAAATGGAGACAGAAGTCATTGGTGAGTAATCGTTACTTTTGGTTGCGAGCATGGTGGAGAAGGAGGAGGTAGTGATATTTTGATTAACTCGAAGGTCCAAGCGGGCAGTTTCTGCTCTCTGACGGCGGAGTTGATAGTTTCTTCGGCGTCTAGCAAGATGTTTCTCCCTCTCTTCAATAGTCATGGATTGTCTTCTCTGCCTATCCCTAATACGACGCCGTTCTCTTTCTTGCTCCTTCTGCAAGCTCCTCATCAATGTCCTCTCTGATCCCTCCTCCATCATGATCatttaatttaacaaaattttcCTATCATCagaacaaaagaaagaaatcaaTTCTTtgtataaaacaaaataaattgcaatcTGATTTGGGTTTTGAGAGAAATGGAAAAATTACCTTAAAACTGAGATTATGAAGTGGACAATTCACATGAAATTGAGCAGTTTCGTGGAAAATTTGATGGCATGtagatgaataataataatctaattaagaaaaattaataataatttggaCCGCTAAATCACGCTCGTGGACCGAAACATCTGCTTCTACCGTGAATTGTTCTTTAGGCTAATTGAATGCATCACTTTCTTAAAATAACCAACCTCCACGTGCACAATCATAATTTtgcaaatttttattaaaaatgatactattttatattttttataatactattttataacaattaaaatatgtaaatataaaattacaaaCAAATAAAccttttttatcaataatttatgtCATGTTCCTGATTTTTCGTTATAAATTAACGgttcaaattttcattttagctATGGTGATACAATTCACAAGATATAAACAATAACTAATCACtagtttttcaaaaaaaaaaattatgggttgaaatgtaaaatgaataaagttaatggtaaaaaaatctgtaattttgattttgtagaaattatattttatatttttatttatcaattaaaatttaattttttaacattgTTCTAATTATATTTACggttaaaaattaacaaaattattatgTCATTCTACTATTTCAATATCACGTCaacataatatattaataaattttagagtaaaattgataataatttaaaattttaaggtaaaattataataaaattaaaaatataaaattttttaataaattatttattttattaatttttttgaaattcaccataaatattagtataatttaaaataaatttatagttgagagttaaaaaaattaaaaaaatatcttaaaaaattattttattatttttaataattttaaattaaatcatattaaatattattttaaactttttttaatatttcataattaatttatttaataaggttattttattaacaatagttttaaaaataatattaaatagtaaGTATATTAGACATATTTAAGAAAAATCGATTGATAatgattttagttaaaataaaataaagataaattattattattattattattataaaattattaataaaaattaaaaataataataataatagcaatttttaaatatatttaataataaaaaagaataaccTGATAATTTTGTAAGTTTCCGACTATACAAGTAATGATAGGATGCATTTGATCATACATTAAAAGAATAGagtttaatgaataaaaaataaaagtatagggtgaaattacaataaaagtaaaatacatgaattttttaataattaattttaaattatattaactatGACATGGAGTTGACGTGATAAGTGACGTGATAATTCCATTAATTTTTTAGCAGTAAAACTATCGATAGGTACAATTTAAacaactttaaaaaattaaattttaattagcaAAAAAGAAATACATGGTGTAATTGCaccaaaattaaaagtataaaattttttttgccaCTAACTCAAATGAATATAagtaaaatatttctaatttttttttcttctatcaATATAGGAAAAATTCATATCATTAAACTCGAATATTACATATATTACAACTACATGCTCATTGAACAGTTCAGTCCAAAAATTGAATAAGCTTTGTGTTGCAATTTTAATACCTCCTTCCACCGCCATAAACACTATAGCTATACTAAACCAAAAGGTCCCATTTTCACATATAGAACATCTCTAAAGCTTCAAACGGACAAGGCAAGTGAGGAATAACAaagcaattaattttaatactatAGAATAGTCATCCAAGCCAAAAATCAAGATGACACCTTGTCGTGGCAATACAACCACCCACCCATCCAACGCTTTACACAACAACTAGTACATAACCTGATGTACAAGTATAGTATCGTCGttacaataaaagaaaaagaacttTAAGATATCAAATACTTGAATACAAGAACTTGAACCCTTATACTAATTATATGACTCTTAATGTAATAGTATTTGATATTACACAACGATAGTCCAAAGTAAATCATAAGTTTTCACTACAAAATAGGGTCACGTGGCAAGAATTTGATAAGTGGGTAACGAGGTTCCGAAAGACCCAAACACTTTAACACCCGATTCATTATTAAAACTCGTCCTCCCCTGAATAGGTCGAGTTTTAGCATAAAGTTATCATTAGCAGGCACAATCCGGTAGACTACCATTATGCCTGTAATAATGGGATTCTCGATCAATTAACCCGCGCGGAACCCCTTATCAGTTAGCCTACTACATCATCGCCGGATTATCtcaaaatgttatatttattacagtataaaagctagTGATTACAGAAATAAAAATACGCTATTCTGACACTActcaagttctaagcaattctttACATTCGCTCTATTCTCtagtttattgacttgagcgtcgcAGTGGCTGCTGTGAGTACCtaccacctcacgttctctttcttaTAAGATTGACCAATCACGATACAGCTCTATTTTTGGGTCTCATTATTTGGTTCCATTGCCAGGATATCCATTTAATCctttctgttcatttggattaaagccGGTCTCTTATTCCTTTTTTCTGAAGAAGaaatctcttctctttttcttgaaATGGTCGAGGTCATATATATCATTGCAGGAGGACCTGGTGATGGCAAAGGGAAAAATAAGCACATAGCAGAAGATGTCCTATCAGTTGAACAAGAGCCATGGACCAAATAGGAAATAAGGTTCAATCCTGCAGACAAAGATAGGATTCTTTTAAAATGACTAGCTGGTCATCAAAATCCTTCTAAATAAGTATGAAGTAAGGTGAGTATTAATGGATACAGACAGTTTTATTAATCTTctcatcttaaatatttttaacaagttagaCTTAGATAAAAATAGTCTTGTCAAAGTTTCCTATCCGttagtaggattaggagataagacATTGGTAGTATTGAGCACCatctgttagtgtatttgccctaagccattatcttgaatatttttgtatgtcattttatttattaataaaaaagattttattatcattcttgtaatacccggctcgagtccggcctcggaattcctgtcgtctggtgaaATCTCGGGTGTTGCTGACTCTCCAcaactgcgctcttggcagagtagggggaaaggtatccataccttccctctcataTGGAACTCcggtcgattccacagatcgacgagtgccttgCATCCTGACTccgctgaagaacaacacacaagcatacaaacaatcattagcatcatacggttcatgtgaaaacacatgaacctgcatcacatacatagcatacatcgcataacattaatgcacatgcataaaatcatggcattccacatcattagcatacaagacaggactctacatcctatcctagtggacatgatctttcctattgtgtttGCCCTTCcgtgacctctatgagcccgacacactataggtccgaccatatgaacctagggctctgataccactctgtaacgatccgaaaaccggaccgctgccggcgctaggatccagatcggcttaaggccgccgggacccgtagcaagcctaacatacatcctgtactaaaaagggattaaccaagccttagggccaagcacaatactaatccataaccaTACTctaatttacattacattacatcacattatcttacaatacattatatcagtttacattacatgtccacactaacatacTACTATATTACAAATCcataacctttacccttgacgtcttcctggactacctctgacctgcagacctgggggttaggggaaaggggtgagctaaaaagcccagtgagcagaacataaaaaacaatttataaagatatgccatcatgaaatgcatcacatcacaagtaaatcaccttaagatggtattgtcaccaatagccctct
Proteins encoded in this region:
- the LOC110622397 gene encoding uncharacterized protein LOC110622397 isoform X2, whose protein sequence is MIMMEEGSERTLMRSLQKEQERERRRIRDRQRRQSMTIEEREKHLARRRRNYQLRRQRAETARLDLRVNQNITTSSFSTMLATKSNDYSPMTSVSIFNAQCNVGLNSGHKNSVDLIIKGNANANSSCVPSKGLRLNCVKRLARSLKSDLEKATSENHQNKMEVEQNLLNGELQLQMLSMSNDGSKLVQTSSVRCGNEWLLPL
- the LOC110622397 gene encoding uncharacterized protein LOC110622397 isoform X1 → MIMMEEGSERTLMRSLQKEQERERRRIRDRQRRQSMTIEEREKHLARRRRNYQLRRQRAETARLDLRVNQNITTSSFSTMLATKSNDYSPMTSVSIFNAQCNVGLNSGHKNSVGLDIPSHKLAKLPRRLRLNHLKHLARSLDDPVDIPNNHVIVADLIIKGNANANSSCVPSKGLRLNCVKRLARSLKSDLEKATSENHQNKMEVEQNLLNGELQLQMLSMSNDGSKLVQTSSVRCGNEWLLPL